The Arcanobacterium pinnipediorum genome includes a region encoding these proteins:
- a CDS encoding ABC transporter ATP-binding protein, whose amino-acid sequence MTPEKRPMTMVFQSYALFPHLTVRENIEYGLKIKKMKRAEMDSAVDAVLASMSLTALQDRAPSQLSGGQQQRVALARAIVMQPKVLLFDEPLSNLDAELRERMRMELRQMQRRLGITSLYMTHDQSEAMTLSDRVLVMNNGRIEQVASPEEIYRHPATVFVADFIGRANFLPCDVLERETDQVRVNVLQEELTVPAHSTVANSEETVVLVRPESIRLVGLADSDPRAIVGRTVHVLSTVFFGDHVEYVVESESGTIVVIESDPDIDKIAAEGDWARISFDPRKAWALPAA is encoded by the coding sequence GTGACACCAGAGAAACGGCCAATGACTATGGTGTTCCAATCTTATGCGCTCTTCCCACATCTGACAGTCCGCGAGAATATCGAATACGGCTTAAAGATCAAGAAAATGAAACGCGCTGAGATGGACTCTGCCGTGGATGCAGTATTAGCATCGATGAGTTTGACTGCTTTGCAAGACCGCGCTCCTTCTCAACTTTCTGGTGGCCAACAACAGCGTGTAGCGTTAGCCCGAGCAATCGTCATGCAACCGAAAGTATTGTTATTCGATGAACCGCTATCGAACCTGGATGCCGAACTCCGTGAGCGCATGCGGATGGAATTACGGCAGATGCAACGCCGGCTGGGAATTACCTCGCTGTATATGACCCACGATCAGTCTGAAGCTATGACCTTGTCTGATCGGGTGTTAGTGATGAACAACGGCCGAATCGAGCAAGTGGCATCTCCAGAAGAGATTTACCGTCACCCTGCTACCGTGTTCGTTGCTGATTTTATTGGACGTGCAAACTTCTTACCGTGTGATGTCCTAGAGCGAGAAACTGATCAAGTGCGTGTGAATGTGTTGCAGGAAGAATTAACAGTTCCAGCGCATAGTACGGTAGCCAATAGCGAAGAAACAGTTGTCCTTGTTCGTCCAGAATCGATCCGCCTCGTAGGACTTGCCGATAGTGATCCACGCGCAATCGTTGGCCGCACGGTTCACGTGTTATCCACCGTGTTCTTCGGTGACCATGTTGAATACGTAGTGGAAAGCGAATCCGGCACGATCGTTGTCATCGAATCCGATCCGGATATCGACAAAATCGCAGCCGAAGGTGATTGGGCGAGAATCTCCTTCGATCCGCGTAAAGCGTGGGCGTTGCCAGCAGCTTGA
- a CDS encoding M16 family metallopeptidase yields MTFTTINLPMDTYQTLTFVEDGILGQRTILPGGVRVLTEKVPGQRSVSAGFWVSAGSRDEEPGREGSTHFLEHMLFKGTDTQSAADISALGDFLGGTLNAATARQYTSYYGRVFAADLPQLMELLIDMLTRSVLDEGEMEIERGVILEELAAGEDDVTEVAEHALLPLVMGDHPLARPVGGTAQTVAGLKHSHMLDHYNSNYQPHEIIFTAVGDVDHQDFCELVQALLLGGGWKLDDGVMPAKRRRVSDIVYSSRDNHLRVERPGRQTAVAMGWPGLKMGDEREYTAMALELILGGGPSSRLFQEVREKRGLAYSTYAWQMNSAEGGLFLLEAQCQPDHAEDVAAIMTQCLADIAQGGVSQQEMLTAFNQRRAQLVFSAESNSFRRSRLGQSEIFRGDIVSIESSLEKSRHVSAADVQQLAAEIVQQPHSLVIAGPETA; encoded by the coding sequence ATGACCTTCACAACCATCAACTTGCCGATGGATACATATCAAACGTTGACGTTCGTTGAGGATGGTATTCTTGGCCAGCGCACCATTTTGCCTGGTGGCGTGCGCGTATTGACGGAGAAAGTCCCCGGCCAACGATCAGTTTCTGCAGGTTTTTGGGTCAGTGCCGGATCACGTGATGAAGAACCCGGGCGCGAAGGCTCCACACATTTTCTTGAGCACATGTTGTTTAAGGGTACCGACACCCAAAGCGCTGCAGATATCTCGGCGCTGGGTGATTTCCTTGGTGGAACACTCAACGCGGCTACCGCTCGCCAATACACCTCGTATTACGGGCGCGTATTTGCTGCCGATCTACCACAGCTAATGGAACTTCTTATCGACATGCTCACCCGATCCGTCCTCGATGAAGGGGAGATGGAAATCGAGCGTGGTGTTATTCTCGAAGAGCTAGCTGCCGGAGAAGATGACGTCACCGAAGTTGCCGAACATGCCTTGTTGCCGCTGGTGATGGGGGATCATCCGCTAGCACGCCCCGTCGGTGGCACTGCGCAAACAGTTGCCGGGCTTAAACATTCCCACATGCTTGACCACTACAACTCTAACTATCAGCCCCACGAAATTATTTTCACTGCTGTAGGGGACGTCGATCACCAAGATTTTTGCGAACTGGTACAGGCACTTTTGTTGGGCGGCGGCTGGAAGCTTGACGACGGCGTGATGCCAGCTAAACGACGTCGAGTATCCGATATTGTTTATTCTTCTCGCGATAACCACCTTCGCGTGGAACGTCCAGGCCGTCAAACGGCGGTAGCAATGGGCTGGCCAGGACTAAAAATGGGAGATGAGCGCGAATACACTGCGATGGCGTTGGAATTGATTCTCGGTGGCGGACCGTCTTCGAGACTCTTCCAAGAAGTACGCGAGAAACGCGGTTTGGCATATTCAACGTATGCGTGGCAGATGAATTCGGCAGAAGGCGGGCTTTTCTTGCTTGAAGCGCAATGCCAGCCAGACCACGCCGAAGATGTTGCGGCGATTATGACCCAATGTTTAGCAGATATTGCCCAGGGTGGAGTGAGCCAGCAAGAGATGCTGACGGCATTTAACCAGCGCCGGGCACAACTCGTTTTCTCGGCAGAATCTAATAGTTTTAGGCGTTCGCGGTTAGGGCAATCGGAAATTTTCCGTGGCGACATCGTCTCTATTGAGAGTTCGTTGGAAAAATCGCGTCACGTCAGTGCTGCAGATGTACAACAGTTAGCTGCTGAGATTGTGCAACAACCGCACTCGCTAGTCATTGCGGGTCCGGAAACAGCGTAA
- a CDS encoding ATP-binding cassette domain-containing protein, translating to MKDFIEKNPLLTARYIVVSVLSAILETGIAFILAALAASITGHGTYSSMTVALFAVFYLIPLGLVDWRRALLVNRLSVRYMTQMRAEIIRTGVNASLPVDRGVVRSPRAFQSALINDAEMIAEDYAKSFFSVVQQAILLCAGLVGTALINVYFLPIVVLLSVCSLFLPKLAERRLRTSQAQLAESKGQLLNAVSVVSAGLESILSVRRSRRVEDLLISKNSELEGATNRRNDIRTFVWTLTWIFGLLIIIGVWSAGAIAAEYGWATIAEIVALAQLMTQVAGPFQEIAERYAQILGGHEQLTNVKTLLRPIFDADSAVTHVPQISDDFGLDVSGLNVRIDDKTLLHDVDLSIPAGARVLVRGASGCGKSTLLRALAGSVPTTGTVTYGDLVFDEFRSRAGVIVLATQESFIIPGTLAENLDPHADKPDRESIVSAFIPVLGPLAHHARHFPDTPAEKLSGGEKKRVHLLRTLLAEPPVLLADEITTGLDATSAVDVLRFVNSSHAQIVLSIVHDLPDTSHNLGFTHELTIHDGRVTQFVPVTV from the coding sequence ATGAAAGATTTTATAGAGAAAAATCCCTTGCTGACAGCGCGTTATATTGTCGTATCTGTGCTTTCAGCAATCCTTGAAACAGGGATTGCCTTTATTTTGGCCGCGCTCGCGGCATCGATAACTGGGCATGGAACGTATTCGTCAATGACGGTAGCATTGTTTGCTGTCTTTTACCTGATCCCGCTGGGACTTGTTGATTGGCGTCGGGCGCTACTAGTGAACCGTTTATCGGTTCGATATATGACGCAGATGCGTGCAGAAATCATTCGTACGGGAGTGAATGCATCCCTTCCGGTTGATAGAGGCGTAGTGCGTTCTCCAAGAGCTTTTCAATCTGCGCTTATCAATGATGCGGAGATGATTGCTGAAGATTACGCGAAGTCGTTTTTCTCTGTTGTTCAGCAGGCTATTTTGTTGTGTGCTGGGCTGGTAGGAACGGCGTTGATTAATGTTTATTTCTTACCTATTGTTGTTTTGCTGTCAGTATGTTCGTTGTTTTTGCCTAAGCTGGCAGAACGGCGTTTGCGAACGTCACAAGCACAGTTAGCAGAGTCGAAAGGGCAGCTACTTAATGCAGTATCGGTAGTTAGCGCTGGACTTGAATCGATTCTTTCCGTGCGACGGTCACGCAGAGTGGAAGACTTGTTGATTTCGAAAAATTCTGAACTGGAGGGTGCAACAAATCGCCGTAATGACATCCGGACGTTCGTGTGGACTCTTACCTGGATTTTCGGCTTGCTGATTATTATTGGCGTATGGAGCGCGGGTGCGATTGCAGCTGAATACGGGTGGGCTACTATTGCAGAAATTGTTGCGCTGGCGCAGCTTATGACCCAGGTTGCGGGGCCATTCCAAGAGATTGCGGAACGGTATGCGCAGATTCTTGGTGGGCATGAACAGTTAACTAACGTGAAGACTTTGTTGCGTCCGATATTCGACGCCGATTCAGCCGTCACGCATGTTCCCCAAATATCAGATGATTTTGGCTTGGACGTGTCTGGGCTAAACGTGCGTATCGATGATAAAACGCTACTGCACGACGTGGATTTGTCTATTCCTGCGGGTGCGCGAGTACTGGTCCGAGGTGCGAGCGGATGCGGAAAAAGTACACTACTACGAGCGCTTGCGGGAAGTGTACCGACCACGGGCACAGTCACATACGGTGATCTGGTCTTTGACGAATTCCGAAGCCGGGCAGGTGTTATCGTCTTAGCTACTCAAGAGTCGTTCATTATTCCGGGGACTCTGGCCGAGAATCTTGATCCTCATGCTGACAAGCCTGATCGAGAATCGATCGTGTCAGCGTTTATTCCAGTACTTGGGCCGCTTGCGCATCATGCTCGTCATTTCCCAGATACTCCTGCTGAAAAACTATCTGGCGGAGAAAAGAAACGTGTTCATCTGCTCCGCACACTTCTTGCAGAACCACCGGTGTTGCTGGCTGATGAGATTACTACGGGGCTGGATGCGACTTCTGCTGTGGATGTGCTTCGTTTTGTTAATTCGTCGCATGCTCAGATCGTGTTAAGCATTGTGCATGATCTGCCAGATACCTCGCATAACCTTGGTTTTACGCATGAGCTGACAATCCATGACGGCCGAGTAACTCAGTTCGTTCCAGTGACTGTATAA
- a CDS encoding polyribonucleotide nucleotidyltransferase, with the protein MEGPDVKFAEAVIDNGSFGTRKIRFETGLLARQAAGCAVAYLDDETTVLSATAVSSQPREHFDFFPLTVDVEERSYAAGRIPGSFFRREGRPTTDAILAARLIDRPLRPAFVKGLRNEVQVVATILTIHPDDAYDVVAINAASMSTQLSGLPFSGPIGGVRISLIDGQWVAFPRWSEIPRATFTMVVAGRIVGEDVAIMMVEAEGGENVIDNIAKGGVKPTETVVAEGLDAAKTFIRVLCDAQAELAAQAAKPTEEYPLFPSYEDAEYEAVAAKLGNRFAELWGIVDKHERDDALNELTAEIVQSLTEEFPERDQALALAVNAHWKKAMRERVLTTGERMDGRTPVEIRTITAESGILPRVHGSALFQRGETQIMGVTTLNMLKMEQQMDNLSPVTSKRYIHHYNFPPYSTGETGRVGTPKRREIGHGMLAERALVPVLPSRDEFPYAIRQVSEALGSNGSTSMGSVCASTISLMNAGVPLRAAVAGIAMGLVSGEIDGEQRYVALTDILGAEDALGDMDFKVAGTRDFVTALQLDTKLDGIPAEVLGAALSQAHDARQAILDLIEEAVPEPEEMAQTAPRIISVKIPVDKIGEVIGPKGKMINQIQEDTGADISIEEDGTVFIGATNGASAEAARQTINQIANPTMPEVGERFVGTVVKTTTFGAFISLAPGKDGLLHISQIRRLVGGKRVENVEDVLNVGDKVEVELAEIDQRGKLSLHAVLTEEQLEAEKAAEEEFKAKRAERGENSDNGERRERRDRGERRERRPRRRTRKGEESSENNESADSAE; encoded by the coding sequence ATGGAGGGTCCAGACGTAAAATTTGCTGAAGCCGTTATTGATAACGGATCATTTGGCACTCGAAAGATTCGTTTCGAAACAGGCTTATTGGCTCGGCAAGCTGCCGGTTGTGCAGTGGCATACTTAGATGATGAAACCACCGTATTGTCAGCAACTGCTGTATCAAGCCAACCGCGCGAACATTTTGATTTCTTCCCGCTCACTGTAGACGTCGAAGAACGTTCATACGCTGCCGGACGAATCCCCGGATCATTCTTCCGCCGTGAAGGTCGTCCAACCACTGATGCTATTTTGGCTGCCCGCCTCATTGACCGCCCACTACGCCCAGCCTTCGTTAAGGGCTTGCGTAACGAAGTCCAAGTTGTGGCAACCATCCTCACCATTCACCCAGATGACGCATACGACGTCGTAGCCATCAACGCTGCGTCGATGTCCACTCAGCTGTCCGGTTTGCCATTCTCTGGCCCCATCGGTGGCGTTCGTATCTCCCTCATTGACGGACAATGGGTAGCCTTCCCGCGCTGGTCAGAAATTCCACGCGCAACCTTCACCATGGTTGTTGCTGGACGTATCGTGGGCGAGGACGTCGCTATTATGATGGTCGAAGCAGAAGGTGGCGAAAACGTTATCGACAACATCGCCAAGGGTGGCGTTAAGCCAACTGAAACTGTTGTTGCCGAAGGCCTCGACGCTGCTAAAACCTTTATCCGCGTATTGTGTGACGCACAGGCAGAACTTGCTGCTCAAGCAGCTAAACCAACCGAAGAATACCCACTCTTCCCATCCTACGAAGATGCCGAATACGAAGCAGTTGCTGCAAAGCTTGGCAACCGTTTCGCCGAACTATGGGGCATCGTCGATAAGCATGAGCGCGATGACGCTCTCAACGAGCTTACTGCCGAAATCGTTCAATCCCTCACCGAAGAATTCCCAGAGCGTGACCAAGCACTGGCACTAGCAGTTAATGCACACTGGAAGAAGGCAATGCGCGAACGCGTCCTGACCACCGGTGAACGTATGGACGGGCGCACCCCAGTTGAAATCCGTACCATTACTGCAGAATCTGGTATTCTGCCACGAGTTCACGGTTCGGCACTCTTCCAGCGCGGCGAAACCCAGATCATGGGTGTCACCACATTGAACATGCTCAAGATGGAACAGCAAATGGATAACCTTTCTCCGGTTACCTCCAAGCGCTATATCCACCACTACAACTTCCCACCATACTCAACCGGTGAAACCGGCCGCGTAGGCACACCAAAGCGCCGCGAAATCGGCCACGGTATGCTCGCAGAGCGCGCACTCGTGCCAGTTTTGCCATCGCGTGATGAATTCCCATACGCTATCCGTCAAGTCTCCGAAGCCCTCGGCTCAAACGGTTCGACCTCGATGGGTTCGGTCTGTGCATCAACTATTTCGTTGATGAACGCCGGTGTTCCACTGCGCGCAGCAGTTGCCGGTATCGCTATGGGTCTTGTCTCAGGCGAGATCGACGGCGAACAGCGTTACGTTGCCTTGACCGACATCCTCGGTGCCGAAGATGCTCTGGGCGATATGGACTTCAAGGTTGCTGGTACTCGTGACTTCGTCACTGCGCTTCAGCTTGATACCAAGCTCGACGGTATTCCAGCAGAAGTATTGGGGGCAGCATTAAGCCAAGCACACGATGCTCGCCAAGCAATCCTCGACCTGATCGAAGAAGCAGTTCCAGAACCAGAAGAAATGGCTCAAACTGCACCACGCATTATTTCGGTGAAGATCCCAGTTGATAAGATCGGTGAAGTTATCGGGCCAAAAGGCAAGATGATCAACCAGATCCAAGAAGATACTGGTGCAGATATTTCGATTGAAGAAGATGGAACCGTCTTTATCGGTGCAACCAATGGCGCATCGGCTGAGGCTGCTCGTCAAACCATCAACCAGATCGCCAACCCAACCATGCCTGAAGTCGGGGAACGCTTCGTAGGAACCGTTGTTAAGACAACCACCTTCGGTGCATTCATTTCCTTGGCGCCTGGCAAGGACGGCCTGCTTCACATCTCCCAGATCCGTCGCCTTGTTGGTGGTAAGCGCGTTGAGAACGTCGAAGATGTTCTTAACGTAGGAGATAAGGTAGAAGTTGAACTCGCTGAAATCGATCAGCGCGGAAAGCTTTCCTTGCACGCTGTTCTTACCGAAGAACAACTCGAAGCTGAGAAGGCCGCCGAAGAAGAATTCAAGGCCAAGCGTGCCGAGCGCGGGGAGAACTCCGACAACGGCGAACGCCGTGAACGCCGCGACCGCGGTGAACGCCGCGAGCGCCGCCCCCGCCGTCGTACCCGCAAGGGCGAAGAATCTTCAGAGAATAACGAATCAGCCGATTCCGCTGAGTGA
- a CDS encoding integrase core domain-containing protein: MLKICNIIDEYTREHVTFAVDKTLNTASVIELLDLACLEHGQRPRVICMDNGPEFIAHTLQEWASEEQTIQAFTPPGKPWHNGFVESFHNRMRDELLEDNSIESLNHARMLVAQWSRRYSNFHPHSSLGYLSPRQYAEQWRRENTVNA, encoded by the coding sequence ATACTCAAGATCTGCAACATTATCGATGAATACACCCGCGAACACGTCACTTTCGCAGTCGACAAGACACTTAATACGGCGTCAGTGATCGAACTTCTCGACCTTGCCTGCCTCGAGCACGGCCAACGCCCCAGAGTGATCTGCATGGACAACGGACCCGAATTCATCGCTCACACACTACAAGAATGGGCTAGCGAAGAGCAGACCATTCAGGCGTTCACTCCGCCCGGCAAGCCCTGGCATAACGGCTTCGTTGAATCGTTCCATAACCGGATGAGAGACGAACTCTTAGAAGACAACAGTATCGAAAGCCTCAATCACGCCCGCATGCTCGTGGCTCAATGGTCACGACGCTATAGTAACTTCCATCCGCATTCGTCGCTGGGCTACCTCAGCCCACGCCAGTACGCGGAACAATGGAGACGAGAAAACACGGTCAACGCTTAA
- a CDS encoding IS3 family transposase, translated as MKNRFACCVSLVKTLNKLREGGFISSRGYREAKNSQPSARELRDQQLVALIGQIHASNYSVYGVRKIWHALKRRGIEVGGEQTLKAYASSWREWQKQRTKASNNS; from the coding sequence ATGAAGAATCGTTTCGCCTGTTGTGTTTCACTTGTCAAGACGTTGAACAAACTGCGTGAGGGAGGGTTCATTTCCTCGCGCGGGTATCGCGAGGCGAAGAACTCTCAGCCCTCAGCCCGCGAACTTCGTGATCAGCAGCTCGTTGCGCTCATTGGCCAGATTCACGCATCGAATTATTCGGTGTATGGGGTGAGGAAAATATGGCACGCCCTTAAACGTCGTGGTATTGAGGTTGGCGGTGAGCAAACACTCAAGGCTTATGCGTCGAGCTGGCGTGAGTGGCAAAAACAAAGGACGAAGGCCAGTAACAACAGTTAA
- a CDS encoding ribonuclease J: protein MNELLPPKLQPDTVRIVPLGGIGEIGRNMTVFELNGRILIVDCGVLFPEESQPGVDLILPDFDYIRDRMDDVDAIILTHGHEDHIGAVPYLLRLRNDIPIIGSELTIALIEAKLAEHRIKSYVMVVQEGDVEQIGPFECEFIAVNHSIPDALAVAIRSVAGTILHTGDFKMDQLPLDGRITDLRTFARLADEGIDLFMVDSTNAEVPGFVRSEGEIGPVLESVFAQASGQIVVASFASHVHRVQQVLNAAAKFNRKVCFVGRSMVRNMGIAEELGYLDVPDNVLIDLKNAHSVAPEQIVYMSTGSQGEPMAVLSRIASGSHKSISVGPNDTVIFASSMIPGNENSVFRLINGLTKLGARVVHQGNAKVHVSGHSAQGELLYCYNIVEPEFVMPVHGEPRHLVANGAIAVKTGVPAAHVLLTEDGSVVDMHDGKCAIVGEVPCGHVYVDGSSVGEITEAELTDRLTLGEEGFIAVFAVVDGQKRAIIAGPHIQARGMAEDDSVFDNILPKVTQALEEAIASEGATTYHMQQAMRRVLGRWAAKSLRRSPLIIPTVIEA from the coding sequence GTGAATGAACTATTGCCTCCAAAACTCCAGCCAGATACTGTACGTATTGTTCCGCTTGGCGGAATCGGTGAAATCGGCCGAAACATGACCGTCTTTGAACTCAACGGTCGTATCCTTATTGTTGACTGCGGCGTGCTCTTCCCAGAAGAATCCCAGCCTGGTGTGGATCTGATCCTTCCAGACTTTGACTACATTCGAGACCGGATGGACGACGTCGACGCCATTATTCTCACCCACGGTCACGAAGATCATATCGGCGCTGTTCCATACCTTTTGCGGTTACGAAACGATATTCCGATTATTGGTTCGGAACTGACTATTGCGCTCATCGAGGCCAAACTTGCCGAACATCGCATCAAGTCGTATGTGATGGTTGTCCAAGAGGGCGACGTCGAACAAATCGGTCCATTTGAATGCGAATTTATCGCCGTCAACCACTCCATCCCAGATGCGCTTGCGGTAGCGATTCGTTCGGTAGCTGGAACGATTTTGCACACGGGTGATTTTAAGATGGATCAGTTGCCCCTCGATGGTCGCATCACTGACCTGCGCACGTTCGCTAGGCTCGCTGATGAAGGTATCGACCTATTCATGGTTGATTCCACGAACGCTGAAGTGCCCGGATTCGTGCGGTCCGAAGGCGAAATTGGGCCGGTGCTCGAAAGCGTTTTCGCGCAAGCATCTGGTCAAATCGTGGTGGCATCTTTTGCTTCGCACGTCCACCGCGTCCAACAAGTACTCAACGCAGCCGCGAAATTTAACCGCAAGGTGTGTTTCGTGGGGCGCTCGATGGTGCGCAACATGGGAATTGCTGAAGAACTCGGCTATCTCGATGTCCCTGATAACGTGCTCATTGATTTGAAGAATGCGCACTCGGTTGCACCAGAGCAAATCGTCTACATGTCTACCGGTTCTCAGGGCGAACCGATGGCTGTGCTCTCTCGTATTGCCAGCGGTAGCCACAAGTCGATTTCGGTGGGGCCAAACGATACCGTCATTTTCGCCTCCTCGATGATTCCAGGCAACGAAAACTCTGTTTTCCGGTTGATTAACGGGTTGACGAAACTCGGTGCGCGCGTCGTCCATCAAGGAAACGCGAAAGTCCACGTTTCGGGCCACTCTGCGCAAGGGGAGTTGTTGTATTGCTACAACATCGTCGAACCCGAGTTCGTCATGCCAGTACACGGCGAACCACGTCACCTAGTGGCCAATGGAGCTATAGCGGTCAAGACCGGTGTTCCAGCAGCACACGTTTTACTCACCGAGGATGGCTCGGTTGTTGATATGCATGACGGCAAGTGTGCCATCGTTGGCGAAGTGCCCTGCGGTCACGTCTATGTTGATGGATCGTCGGTCGGTGAAATCACCGAAGCTGAACTCACTGATCGCTTAACGCTCGGCGAGGAAGGCTTCATCGCCGTCTTTGCTGTAGTTGACGGGCAAAAGCGCGCGATTATCGCCGGCCCACATATTCAAGCGCGCGGAATGGCAGAAGACGATTCCGTCTTTGATAATATCTTGCCCAAGGTCACTCAAGCCCTTGAAGAAGCAATCGCTTCCGAAGGTGCAACAACCTACCATATGCAGCAAGCTATGCGTCGGGTTTTGGGCCGCTGGGCGGCCAAGTCGCTTCGCCGTTCGCCGCTGATCATTCCAACGGTGATCGAAGCCTAA
- the rpsO gene encoding 30S ribosomal protein S15 has product MALSAERKNEIIKEYATHEGDTGSPEVQVAILSARIKELTEHFRTHKHDHHSRRGLMLLIGKRKRLLGYLAAEDIERYRSLISRLGLRR; this is encoded by the coding sequence ATGGCTCTATCTGCAGAGCGTAAGAACGAAATCATTAAGGAATACGCAACTCACGAGGGCGATACTGGTTCTCCAGAAGTCCAGGTTGCAATTCTGTCTGCCCGTATCAAGGAATTGACAGAGCACTTCCGTACTCACAAGCATGATCACCACTCACGTCGTGGTCTGATGCTTCTCATCGGTAAGCGCAAGCGCCTCCTCGGCTACCTCGCCGCAGAAGACATCGAGCGTTACCGTTCATTAATCTCCCGTCTCGGCCTGCGCCGCTGA
- a CDS encoding MFS transporter → MVFCVCVGFISFYLQAMGLTEVYIGIATALFCGATFLVQPLLGNLSDRIEALTWKRMVLALTGIYFLVCVAMIAIPHQLANIFLLGLLYFIANLIAPFINSAHYHYSSRGIYINFGVARGAGSAAFALLAVIIGSVSHIYGARVIPVFGAGASTMLFLIALLMPYCATDRDNAHQSRARSQVNTLSFLRKYPTFSMMLLAVLLMYFSHNLLSIYLLQIVQSLGGDSANLGSALGLQAAVEIPILFAFAVIMRYFAIKNLMLFAGLGYIIRAIMYLATSSIPMLYMTQLTQMCSFAILAAASVYYTGVYVQEADQNTGQAFMTSMMPASTVLASLAGGTILQYASITSLLVFNVVVALCALAIAFISVRMPQPVVSLVVNAEEPQLASGAVQ, encoded by the coding sequence ATGGTATTTTGCGTCTGCGTAGGCTTTATATCTTTCTACTTACAAGCCATGGGACTCACCGAGGTCTACATCGGTATCGCAACCGCACTTTTTTGCGGGGCAACATTCCTCGTCCAACCACTCTTAGGCAACCTCAGCGATCGAATAGAAGCATTGACGTGGAAACGTATGGTACTCGCACTAACCGGTATATATTTCCTGGTCTGTGTTGCGATGATCGCCATCCCACACCAGCTCGCAAACATCTTTCTGCTCGGCCTGCTGTATTTCATCGCAAACCTTATTGCTCCATTCATTAACAGTGCCCACTATCATTATTCGAGCCGAGGAATATACATAAACTTCGGCGTTGCCCGCGGAGCCGGATCGGCTGCCTTTGCGCTACTGGCCGTCATTATCGGTAGCGTTTCCCATATCTATGGGGCACGAGTCATCCCAGTATTTGGTGCAGGTGCATCCACGATGCTCTTCCTGATAGCTTTGCTCATGCCCTACTGTGCCACAGATCGAGATAACGCCCACCAATCTCGGGCACGTTCGCAGGTCAATACACTGAGCTTCTTACGAAAATACCCCACATTCTCCATGATGCTCCTCGCTGTGCTTCTGATGTATTTCTCCCACAATTTATTAAGCATTTATCTGCTACAAATAGTGCAATCTCTGGGCGGAGACAGCGCAAACTTGGGGAGTGCACTGGGGTTGCAGGCAGCTGTAGAAATCCCGATTCTCTTCGCATTCGCAGTTATCATGCGTTATTTCGCCATAAAGAATCTCATGTTGTTTGCCGGCCTAGGCTACATTATCCGGGCGATCATGTATCTTGCCACGAGTTCCATTCCGATGCTCTACATGACGCAACTAACCCAAATGTGTAGTTTTGCGATTCTTGCGGCAGCCTCAGTATATTACACCGGAGTTTACGTCCAGGAAGCCGATCAAAACACTGGCCAGGCGTTTATGACCAGCATGATGCCAGCTTCGACGGTGTTGGCATCCCTTGCGGGCGGCACGATTTTGCAGTACGCGAGCATAACTAGTTTATTGGTCTTTAATGTGGTGGTGGCGTTATGTGCGCTAGCAATTGCTTTTATTTCGGTGCGTATGCCACAACCTGTTGTTTCGCTCGTAGTCAACGCTGAAGAACCCCAGCTAGCTAGTGGCGCAGTTCAATGA